In Ciconia boyciana chromosome 1, ASM3463844v1, whole genome shotgun sequence, the genomic stretch TGGAATGGGAAAGTGGTCAAGAATCTAGGACCAGCATCTGCTCCATTCAACATGGGGAATCTGGTGACCATGCACACCTCACACCAGCCTgacttctgctccagccagGCACGTGGGTGTGATGTCAAGGACATAGAAGAGTTGAGCATGGCACAGCAGATGGGCACTCGCCTTCCCCTTATGGTATGGTAATGGTGCACCTTCCTGAGAGCACTGTAGCAGATAGGCAAACAAAAAGACTGTGGTCCAATTCTACTTTCACCAGGGATAAATTTGGAGTCACTTCACTGACGTCAGTGGAGTTATTCCAGAATTGCACCAGTGTAAAAGAGGGCAGCATCTGCTTCCTGAAAATGGATGCCATCAAGCTAATTGAAAACAACAGATGCATCAACAAGCAGCAAGAGGAGACAGTAATGTTCCAGTTTTCTGGTAAAATACCATTTAATTTCTCTCCAGAGAATGTAAGAGAACAAACCAATATGTACTCTGAAAGCTGAATCTTCTGTTGGTGTAAAATTGTATACAACCTTTTAGGTGAATGGAGCAATGTGTATCTACAACAGCTAAAGAGATCTATTGTAGACATCTGCCTTTACAGCCCTCTTCTTTGGGCCTGATTCTTCTCTCACAGTTACTTAAATTAGGAGTCACACCATTTACATCCTTAAGGATACATTTACCTAACCTCAGGTAGAGAGCAGAATTGAGACCccagttttctttaaacaaacaatGGCTACAATACCAATTAAATTTGGTAATTTAATTGGTAAATTCGGTAATTAAATTGGTAAATTTGTGATTTATAGCACTTTTTGACTAAGGGCCTTCCAAAACTTTATACCACTGAGTAAGTATCTTTATATATTACATGTAGATATGGCACTTAGgggcacttagggacatggtttagtggtggacttggcagtgttaggtttacggttggacctcacgatcttaaaggtcttttccaacctaaatgattctatgattctatatccATTTAGTGAAAGTGAAGCCAAAGAAGGATTTACTGAACTTTCAATGATATTTTGTATGAAGACAAAGGTTTCCCATGAGTCTTGTCTCTAATGCATAGGCAACACAGCTTCGGTATTTTAGAGTGACCACGGAGCACTTTCCCTCCTGtaaatcctttcctttctttcactaAGAAAAAGTCGTACACAGGaaagttttttatttctattgcttCAGCCCCTCTTAATTTGCACTATACACAACATGGATGTTTCCTGCAGTGAATGTTTATCAATGAATGTTTATGCTTTAGGAACGTAAAACCCACACTGATCACAGTTATGTGTTTCCCAAAGCGTAAAACTATGCTATAATATTCAAGCTCTTGTGCCAGTCAACAAGCCCCAGACAGACTTCCCTGGAGCAAGTGAAAACCCAGCCAGCTAGGCAAGGCATATAGAATTGACATGTACTAACAACATAAGCTACACTGGAAATTAATGTTACTGCAGTCACTGTCTGCTTTCCCCCAAAAACATTCTTCTGGGTTTATCTCCCTGACTAGGGTCTTGCTTTATTTAGGACCTGATCCTGCACAAGAAGAGCTCCTTCTTGTAATTAATGGGCAATTTCATCACCAACTGTCTTTGGTGGCAGCTAAGGACACTCAGCATTCACTGGcaattgttcattttttcagaGGATTAAGTCTTTTCATCCTGCAAGCACCTGCTCCCCTCCTTAACTTTATGTGTAAAGCAGATGACTGCAAGTCAGGGATTTGACTGTGAGCCTGCTGATAATATGGCTACAAATGTCTTCAGAATAGGATTTGTCTACAGTGTGAGCTCCAAAGAACAAAGATGAAGAGCTCAGACTGTGCTTTCGGTTACAGCAATGTAAATAGAGCTATCTTGTGCTTATAGGGCTGCAGCTGAGGGCAGAATCTCGTTTAGTCTTAAACTGTTCTATGAATTCGCCTGCACATTTCCACcattgaccaaaaaaaaaaaaaaaaaaaaaaaagctgccgCTCTTATTTTTGTCAATATAAACTTAAAGAGAAGCTTAACTTTGCTGAGTTTGGTACACTTACTTGGACTCGAGTCAGATGAGAGCTTTTGGGAAAGCTCTGGTTAACTCCTGCTGTAATCTGCAGATCTTTCCCCGATCTAAACAGGACCTCAAgagaagaacaaacaaaaataagcattttaacaAATAGTACATATGTTTTGACTTGATGCAGAAGACTGGAGCCCAATATAAACCAAGGTAGTTGTACTAAATGGAGTTTTGCCAACTTGAATCAGCAGATGGTGATGATCTGGCtcatactgtatttttgtagtttataattatctttctttcttcacctAGAACCAGATTATCCCTTTAGGCTGCAAATCTTAATTAGGAAATCCTTCCTGATTAATTGCAAGAAACTCTTAGTCGTTAatttcacagaacaaaaagaaaccttACCTACTTCTGCTATAGCAGCAGACACTGGAGCTGtttgttcctttgcttttaGGGATGATGCTGTTCATTCCATCACGGTATGGAAGACACTTCAGTCCTTACCCTGTCTCTTGCTGCCCTGAATTTCCTTTATACTAATTCTTCTTTATCTCCATAGGGATCTCTGTACACTGAACGAGAGGGCCAAGGAGAGAACACCAAGTCCAGTCACCTTCACCCCCAAAGCTGCTGTAGCAGTGAATTTTTATCCATGAAAGCTAGATCAAAAGGAACAGGGCCAAACCAGAAAATTGCTCAAAAATCCCAAATTGCAATATTTTCCaaacaggagcagaagaggaatTTTATCTTGGAGGTAAGTGCAGGAATCCACCAGTAATGTAGACCTCGAATTATCGCAAAACAGCGTTTCATGCCTTTTGTGCTTACAGTCTTTTATGTGGTTGATGAGTTGTGGATAAAAAAAGGTGTCCTCAgtaaatttcttcctttttttccttccccacctccaacAGGATGACTTCTGCCCTGTATGGACTTGGTGCAAAACATCCTGTGGGAAAATTATTTGAGGAACTCATTGTCACAGAACAGCCAAGGGTTCAGGAAGAAGCAATAGTCTCTTCTACAGCAAAGCTATTTCCTAGTGAGATTGTTGAAAGAggagtttctgtttttttaatgtgatgcTTTAGCTTGTATTCCTTGTCACCGTGCACTCAGATGATGGATTCACAGGCCAGTTGCCCCTCAGCTCCTTGACTGTGACTGCTCAGATCGTCCTTCACACACTCCCCACCTCTCTGTGTGCAAGGATATACAGATAAAATCCCTTCCCATCTCCTGGTTTGCACTCTCTGCTTTCAAATGCTGATAACTGTCTGTCTGGAGTTGGACAGGACAGTTGTACATGATACAAGGTGACAGGATCATCTTCAGTAAGCAAACAGCTGTAAAGATAAGGTACTAATATCTGagaactgaaaatactgaacgAGTGCTTTTGCTTGTAGCCGAAGTCACAGGGTAGAGAGAAACAGTCTGGGAGGTTGTTATGGAAACAAGTCCCTGGAGGTGCCTACTTTGCTTCATGAGGATGTGCTCTGCCTTCAGAAGGAAATAGCTAGACAGACAGATTTGTATTTTGAACATCCAAGAGTGAGTGCTAAGAACTGAGAACTTGAGGTAAGATTTTTGAAAGCATCTCCGTGATTTGGTGACATGAGTCCTCTGTAAAGTCAATGGCACGGGTGATACTATATCACTTcagttttttcactttgaaaaaaatccgAAGGCTGCTTAATAAAAATGTCGAATTGCAGAAGTTCTATAATATATAGTATTATTGATGACTCTGGGACTTCACTGCCTTGCTTTTCAGGAGATGCTTAGAGAAGGATTTACATGCCCAAATGAAAGTCCCTAGGTTACAGCTTCCAAGCTTCTGTTGGCTTTTTGTGTTTCTCTTATCTCTAACACAGAAAACCCAGGGAGCAAACACCACTCCTGTtttacacattttcatttgcactttCTTTTCCGAACTGAAAAACATGGATCACAAAAAACTGCACAAAGCTGCCTGTTTCCAACAAAGTTCCTTCACACCGGTGTTTTGTGTAtgcatgtgcgtgtgtgcacgTGTCTGCACGCAGACAACACTCCAGCTAGAAACTCACTGCTGAATTTCACCTGAGAGCAGGAAATCTCTTTAGAAGAGCATCTCTATAAGACACACTGGGATTGTGCTACCAGTAATTTGCCTCACATCTTTTTTTTGCCCGAGTCTCCATGCCCAGGCGTCCGTTGTGCTGGTTGGGAGAACAACCTGTTCTGAGCAGGGAGGGCTCCTGCCTGGCAGGGGCAACGGGGTCAAGCCCAAGGGAAGAAACAAGCACAGGAATTTTCTGATGTAGGCTCAGTGTGTCTCATGCCTCCTCCTGTGCTTAACCTGAGTTTTTTATATCTTACTTTGGGGAAACTTTTATCAGCTGATACACTCAGGCATAAAATAAGCCCAAACATGGGCATTCTGCTaggagacagcagcagccttgAAACACCCCTCTTAAATAGCAGGTTCTTTTGCTAGCTTCTAGCACATCTGCTAGAGCAacaaaatttgaagaaaagtcACTCTCTTGCACTCACAAAAAAGATTTCATTATAGTGACCCTGAATCACAACTAAGAATAACAACAGCTTTTTACTGAATTAACTCAATGACCAAGACAACTTTTTACACAAAATCAACAGAGATGCCACCATGGTGATCCTTCCTCAGTCCCACTTACTCATCAGGATTACTTACCCACGGGCTGGTTACATGCTTCAAGGGATACAGAATGGCTCCCAAGGCCCAGACCTTCACAGACATTTGCCTCAGCCCCGATGAACCAAAGAGGAATTAGGCACCTATGTATTCAGGCAAACTCCTCTCAGCTATAGAGCCCTCACCGCATCACACTTGTGTCTCCCAGACTGACCTGCAGTAACTGAGACAAGTGGCATTTtgctactgacttcagtgagagagagaacagaGGTTTTAATATAATGGTTGTGCGCTGACCCCGAGGGAGATCCCTGTACATTAAAAACCTTTGAGAAGACAACGGGGCTCTGGAGAAATGCAGCAGTTAGGATTTACACAAACAACTTCTACCATATGATCAGGGCCCAGATGAGGAGAGGCCACAATAAAAGCACTCTAGGCATGGAGTCAGATCccacaacagcaaaaaacaaGTAGGGTAACAAAGATGCAAACAGATCCCATCTCACAACCAGTTCTATAGTCAGTTCTGACTATATTAAAGTATATGCCTTTAGCATTCTTAGCCTTATGGTTGAAAAGcataatatatacatatacataaaatGTATTCTATATACTTTGCATCTTGATATTATGTCTGGTTTATGTATTACATGTGTCACATGCAATATGTAGTACATTCTAATATGCATATCATACAGTATGATGCAAGGCATTAAtggctgcctttgctttcaTAGACATGCACGCATGTGAATGCAGAATATACACTTAGATTTAAAACATGAAAGACTTTTCCTTGCAGGAAAATTTGCCAATAGAATCTGAAAGCATCCATTTCCCCTTCTCACCCACTGGCAGcatttgaagcattttaaagttaGGTGTAAGGCagagctgattaaaaaaatgaaattatctggGAAGCAAAATGTGCATCTTAAGATGCAAATCTCTGGTCCCTTGGCAAACCCAGCACTGCAGGCCAAGCTATGCATTTTGCATTGCTAGCATTAAGTTGCTCTCACAAAAACTAGTGCATGCAAAAGACATTGCTGTGCCTTCTATCCATGAAATACCAAGAACTGGCTAGATCAGTAATACAGCAAAAGCATCTCTTCAAGGCTAGCTGTTTCTCCCCTCATTTGAAAGGTCTGGGGTATGCTGTTGGGTTTGTGCAGATGGCTTAGGGAAGTTTGTGTCTGTGCCAATCCCAATCTCAAATGTTGACACACTTATCCTGGGGCAATTTAGGCCTGTGACCCGCTAAATCAGTGCAATCTTCAGACAGCACAGGTGCAGCTGTCTGTTTTTCAGGGGTTTTTCAGCAATGTCAACAAAATACCAACATGCAAACTTCCCTCAGCTATACAAAcgctttaataaaaatgcagtggaGTCAATTGCTCTCACATGCCTGAATGCAGAACTGGATATCTGAAGCATAAAGTACATCTCATTAAACGCTATTGTGTGGAGACAAACTGCGGAGATAACAAATGACTTTACTCAAATGTGCCTTGCATCAGAAGGCACTTACCACTATGAAGATTAAGTTGGTACTATAAAAGCCAATTAACATCAGGGCACTGGCATAAATAAGGCTGAAATAAGCTCAAAACACAGAGAATCTTCACCAAGCCTGTTGATTGCTTTAAGCCTGTTTTTGATAAATGGTATATAGTCACAAGTAGCAAAGAGCTTTTAGATCTATGCACCTTTTTTGAAACATAAACCAAGAGGATCTTTAGCATGCCAAGGGTTGCAATGAAGGCAGGCATCTGCTTGCTGACTTTCCCCTACAGCTGCAGAACTCACTGTGATGCTGGCTATAGCGTTTCCATTATTCAAAGGCAATGGCATGGCAGGCGTGACTGATCCCACAGCCAAGGGCACTGCGCTGGCACAGGAACTAAGGGCACAGCTTGAGCCAGATGTTTGTAGCCCCTTTAACTGTTTACTGCCTGCTGAATCCTTCAGCCGAAGTAGTGGCAAGGGCTTCTCTGCTAGTGGAGTAGAAAGGCTAGGTTTCAGAGCAAATATTGGATTAAAGCAGTCttcaaaaacagagaaagaaattcacGAGGGAGTGGGGGATGACAGCTAGCACGCCACGGAATAAAGCAAGAACATTTCTGGCTGTACACAGTAATGAGAAACAGCAAATCAGGACAGAAGAGCCCATTATCACAATCATTCTGTTTACGGTATCACAATTCACAGTCTGGCACGTAAATGCTGAATAGATCCAGCTGCTAGTGGGAAGACGGCTGTGCAGCAGCTTGTAGCTGTGTGTCTGGACCAACGATAACAAAACCGATCACACCTCTGTCAGCATCTTCTTCTCTTTATAACCCTGGTTGTTGGGAGGAATGAAGTTGGAATATTTCATGGACTCCAGGTCTTCTGCTTCCAGGAATTCAGATTTGCTGAGAGACTGATTACTGTCCCCTTTCTTGGGCTCAGAGAACGGTGACTGCTGCTGGCCGCAGGTGACGTGGGTGTACTGGCACTGCTCTTCATGATCAGTCTCTCGGTGGTAGAAGTAGTTGAAGTTGGACACGATGACAGGAACAGGGAGGGCAATGGTGAGCACACCTGCGATGGCACACAAGGAGCCCACAATCTTGCCACCAATCGTCATGGGGTACATGTCCCCATAGCCCACGGTGGTCATGGACACCACCGCCCACCAAAAAGCATCAGGGATGCTGGTGAACAGGGAGTCAGGGTCATCAGTCTCTGCAAAGTAGACAGCACTGGAGAAGAGGATCACCCcaatgaagaggaagaagatgagGAGGCCCAGCTCCCTCATGCTGGCCTGGAGAGTCTTCCCCAAGATCTGCAGCCCTTTGGAGTGCCTGGAGAGCTTGAAGATCCTGAAGACTCTGACCAGGCGGATAACTCTGAGGATGGCCAGGGACATGGCTTGCTGCTGGCCCCcattgttgctgctgctgccgggctgctgcttctgctgctgctgctgggccagCTCGGTGCCCAGAGTGATGAAGTAGGGGATGATGGCCACGATGTCGATGATGTTCATGATGTTGCGGGAAAACTCGGGCTTGCTGGGGCAGGCGAAGAAGCGGACGAGGAGCTCAAAGGAGAACCAGATGATGCAGAGGGTCTCGATGAGGAAGAAGGGGTCGGTGAAGAAGGGgccggcgccggcggcggggcgcagGGGCGGCGGAGTCCCgctgggcggcggcggcggcggcagcagcgccTCGTCGCCGGGCGGAGCCGCCTCCCCAAACCCGGGCTGGGCGCCCTTGGGCTCCTGGCGGAACTCGGGCAGGGTCTCCAGGCAGAAGATGACGATGGAGATGAGGATGACCAGCACGGAGACGATGGCGATGGCCCGGGCCGGCCCGGAGCTCTCGGGGTACTCAAAGAGCAGCCAGACCTGGCGCTGGAAgtggtgctggggcaggggcttctcctcctcttgAATGAAGCCCTCGTCCTCCCGGAAGGTCTCGATGGCCTCCTGGCCCAGCTGGTAGAAGCGGATCTCCTCCAGGAAGATGTCGAGGGGCACATGGACCGGCCGGCGGAGCCGCCCCCCGGACTGGTAGTAGTAGAGGATGGCGTCGAAGCTGGGCCGGTTGCGGTCGAAGAAGTACTCGTTGCGGAGCGGGTCGAAGTAGCGCACCCGGCGGCTGGGGTCGCCCAGCAGCGTGTCGGGGAAGATGGAGAGGGTCCGCAGCTGCGTCTCGAACCGCAGCCCCGAGATGTTGATCACCAGCCGCtcgctgctgcagcagctgccgcCGCTCCGCTCCTCGCCCGGCGCCTCCGCCTCCgcctcgccgccgcccgcccgcggggccgccAGCGCCAGCGGCTCCTCCGCCCGCATCCCGCCCGCTCTGCCCCGCcacccgccgccgcggccgcctcGCCCCCTCGCCTTCAgcgggcggcgccgccgcctgccgccatccgcccgccgccccgccgccccgccgccccgcctgTTGCGCCTCGGTGCGGCCGCGCTCGCCCGGCGCCTCCGCGGGGCTCCCGGCGCGGCGCAGCTCCTCCTGCGGCtgtggccccggccccggctccggccccggccccggctccggctccggctccggcgTGCTCTGCCCCGCGCTGGGGCAGCGCCGCTGCTGCACGGCGCGCCCGGCTCTGCCGTCCCCgccgcgcacacacacacacgggaGGGGGGGAGcgagaggaggagagggagccGTACGAGCACGCACACACACGGTTGCACAGAGCGAGAGGGAGAGAGGTACACGCAGACGCACACAGACGCGCGCAGAGACACGCACCCGTGAGCAGAGGCACGCACGGGTAGAGAAAGACAGACACTCGCAGATACAGGCAGCGCCAGCACGGACACGCTCAGATACAAACAGATGCACGCACCCACACAGCGAGACACACACGCACCCGTGGACGTGGGCAGAGGCTGGTGCTcgccgcccctcgccccccgccgcggcggccgcaGCAGCTCCAGCGCAGGGGCGTCCGGCTTTTGGGGGGGGTACCCCCGAGGGGATCCCGCCGCGGGCTGCAGCTCTCCGGCCAGGCGCTTCGCAACAGCTTGCCCCAGGGGTGGCACCGCCCCCgcccttcttttccccccacccctccgcCACGAAaacctgcccctgccccgggccctTCAGTCAAAACCCTGACGGGGACTGTCAAACGCCGCGGCTCCGGTCAGTGCTCAGAGCTCAGCCGTGGGACTCGGGAGACCTCGGTGTTGTGTCGGTCCCTGCCGCAGGCTGTAGTTGACCTTGAGCGAGTCACTCCATGCCTGTGGCTCGCGGACCTCCATTTATAAATGTCATTGCCATGATGCAAGCAGGACGGTGGCATCGGACCATCCAGAGATGGAGGCGACCTGTCACACAGTGAACACTGCAACTGGGGAAAGACACAGGTAAATACAGTTTCTCTCCTCTCGTTTGGGGTGGATAGAGTTTGCCCCCTTCTCCCAGGTACCAAACCGGTGAGCTTGctcatttgtttgtttaccACCACACAGTCAGCACTTAGTCTCCCTGGGAGCCAAACCTGCATTTTGCAGGCAGACTTCCAGATCTTTTGCCTTTAGAAACCTGTGGCTTGCTCCATCCCTGTCACGCTTGACATCTGAAAGTGCAGAGAAACTCACGACAGTGtactttttccctctgaaaaggGGGCTAACAGGTGAAGCTGCTTCCATCCTTCCCAGGACAAAAGTGTCTTTCCCTTGAAAGCCCTTTGTGGGTGCTAAATATTAAGCAGGCTTTTATCATTATAGTATCTGATGCCTTTGCTGGCTGCGAGCCACATGCTTAGCCTACACTATCTCTTGGCAGCACAGATCTAGAAGAAAACATTCTCCTCTTTACCCCTCCTCCCAGTTCCTCTCTAACTAGCTGGCAATATTCAGTTACTTCAAGCTCTGGACATTTTGACCAGCTGACTGTGGCTGCCTTGTTTGGCTCTGTCCTTAGGAAGGAGGTGAATATGATTTAAATGTTGCttaatcctttttcctttctcactcaTTAGTGTTGAAGATGGCTGTTGCAAAAGGATGCATATTTCTTCATGTATATGAAGATGGCTGTCGCACAAggaagcatatttttctttcatattatATATAACTAGGGTATGGCAACCACATGAACAATATTTTGCTGGAGAATATaccctttcttttaaaaaaatgaatcaatGTTTACctttttaatagtaaaatgCTCCTTGCTGAGATTCCTTTTTCAATTATTACAATGAATTATTCATTCACAGGATTATTTGAATCATAATTACGATTTATTCATTCACGCGGTTAACTATTGAGAAAccctttaaaaaacagctttcgGGAGGGATGGAAAAGCTCCTGAGGTTTATAAGAGGATACAGGGCATGTCTACATTGCAGTCACTGCTGTGATTGAGCTCATCCTGTACAGGGTTTAAACGAGCAAGCTTCAAGCAGCATAGCAGAGACAGTGTGGAGCTCCGCAACAATTTGCAGGACGATTTTCCAGCCCACACAGACATTTCATGCTGCCACAGCTCTGGTCTTCACGTTACCTGAGCTAGCAGTGTTACAGATAGCTGAGGTGCCTCCACGTGAGCTGCAGTCCCATCCAGCCATGTCTACCTGCTCTG encodes the following:
- the KCNA6 gene encoding potassium voltage-gated channel subfamily A member 6, with protein sequence MRAEEPLALAAPRAGGGEAEAEAPGEERSGGSCCSSERLVINISGLRFETQLRTLSIFPDTLLGDPSRRVRYFDPLRNEYFFDRNRPSFDAILYYYQSGGRLRRPVHVPLDIFLEEIRFYQLGQEAIETFREDEGFIQEEEKPLPQHHFQRQVWLLFEYPESSGPARAIAIVSVLVILISIVIFCLETLPEFRQEPKGAQPGFGEAAPPGDEALLPPPPPPSGTPPPLRPAAGAGPFFTDPFFLIETLCIIWFSFELLVRFFACPSKPEFSRNIMNIIDIVAIIPYFITLGTELAQQQQQKQQPGSSSNNGGQQQAMSLAILRVIRLVRVFRIFKLSRHSKGLQILGKTLQASMRELGLLIFFLFIGVILFSSAVYFAETDDPDSLFTSIPDAFWWAVVSMTTVGYGDMYPMTIGGKIVGSLCAIAGVLTIALPVPVIVSNFNYFYHRETDHEEQCQYTHVTCGQQQSPFSEPKKGDSNQSLSKSEFLEAEDLESMKYSNFIPPNNQGYKEKKMLTEV